TCTCCTGCTTCGGGCAATTGCCCCAAGACCACTCCAGGCATTTGATAGGAACCGACTTCCTCCACCTTGGGCAACAACCCCAATTGCTGGAGATTTTCCATTGCCACGATGGCACTTTTCCCTACTAAATCAGGCATCGTTACACTGCTCCCACCGAAGAAGACAAAATAGAGCATGGTCAAACCGCTGCAAACTAATACCAATAAGACAATCAGTAAAGAGAGGCTAATCCATCGCCTCATTTCTTTCCCCCCTCAGCGTTTCATTAAAATACATAAAAAGAAACCATCCACCCAAGGACTCCCGGGCAACAAGTAATAACCAAAGGGTCGCCCCCTCTGTAAAGGGAACCCTCCTCCCTCTATCTCAATTTCTATGATATCGGGGTTAGAGCAAAGGGCCTCGCCTATTACCCTTTCGTTTTCTTCTCTAAAGACGCTACAGGTGCTGTAAACGACAATTCCCCCGGTAGTTACCATGCCGATAGCACGTTCCAACAAATCCCTTTGAAGATCCGAATATGAGGATAACTTTCCCGGAGAAAGCCTCCATTTGCCTTCCGGATGCCTGCCCCAAGTCCCGCTTCCGGAGCAGGGAGCATCTAACAACACTATTTCGGGTGCCTCTTCTGGCGCTAATTTGAGAGAATCTCCAACCTTCCATATGGATCTGTTCTGCACGCCCAACCTCCGAAGCTCTCTGCGTCCCGCATATACTCTGTTTTTTGAAAGATCCCAGGCTTCGATTGTCACGTCTTGCGCTCTTTCCAAAATATGTCCGGCTTTTATACCCCGTCCGGCACACATATCCAATATCTTCCTTTTTCCCAGCGACGAAGACAGAGACAGTACTTTGTCGGAAACAAAAATTGACGATTCAGTTTGAGGCGTCCACAGGCCCTCGTTGTAGCCTAGCATCGAAGGGGGATGCCCAAAGGAATTGCTTCTGAGAACATAGTTAAAATATGGAGACCTCCAGCTTTTCACACCCTCTTCAAAAAACTTCTCGCCCATTTCCCCAGGATCAGTCCGAGGAGACAGCCTAAAAGAGAGATAGGGTTTTATCAGCTGTGATACAAATAGCTTCTTGGCCAGATCCTGCCCCCAACTCTCCATCCATCGCCTAGCTATCCATTGCGGTAAACCCCAGAATAAAGCCTGATTTATTTGGTTTGGGCTATTTTTCAACTCCTCTAACTTCTCTCTGCCATCGGATGCAATCTTGCGAAGGACGGCGTTGACCAGAGCGGCATCAGCCGGATTCTTCTTTTTAGTCGCCTCCACAAAGGCATTTACCAATGACTGCGGAACGAAGTGTTTAATCTCCAACAAACCGGCACAACCCAAGATTAAGATGTCACGAGTTTCAGCCTGCAAAGTCTCAAAGGGCCTTCTCAAAAAAGATCTTAGTATCTCTACCCAAAGATTGTAGCGGCGCATTGCACAATAGACCAATGTAGAAGCCAACTTGCGTTCACCTTCAGGCAAATCTTCCCCGAATCGTCTCAGAACCTGTGAGAGAAACAAGCCTTTACGAGTTTCCTCCCATATCGCTAAGGCCGCCTCAACACCCTTCACTAATCCACCACCTCAACGCTTAGGCCATCTTCCGGCTGTCTCGTCGAAATAAACAGCTCCGAAGGCATCATAAATTTCATCCCCAAAAAATTCATCGGATTTGACCTAACCTCTATCCCATCTATCGTCATGCCACTGACGTCTTGACTTGTTGTGATATAATATTGTGCAATTTTGCTAAAAAAAGCACCAAATGCATGGGCACAAAGTATTGCCAACAATATCGAAAACAAACTTAAATGCCCGGTAAGGAAAAGAAATCCAACAAATACGGCAGCAGCCACTGTGTTCGTCACGACGATAGTTGTCCCACACCTTGGATGCACGGCCAATTTTCTCTCGCCACGACTCATCCTGTACAACCCTTCCCTCGCTGCTGCCAACACTAAATGAGGATCCATAACACCTTTCAAGGTAAATCCGTTCTCATAAGCCATCCCCGCAATATTGGTTGGACCATAATTCTCTTCAATGACGTTAACAGTAGCATGTTCCAGGGCATGGTTTCGCCTGACTTTTTTGTTAAACAATATACGCAACAACTGTCCCGGGCCCACGATTAACCATATAAAAGATTGAGCGGCAAAACCCAGGGGAATAAATACCAATAGAAATATGAGGAAAAAAACCAACAATAACCCAAAAGCCCAGGGAGCCACGAACAATAATATTAAAAATAACAATAAAATCGGCATGACCAGATCCTCCGCGTCGGATAATATAAGGGGTGGCAAACCACCCCTTATATTATCACAAATTAATTGCGATAAGCCCAAGA
The DNA window shown above is from Acetomicrobium thermoterrenum DSM 13490 and carries:
- a CDS encoding DUF6391 domain-containing protein; this translates as MPILLLFLILLFVAPWAFGLLLVFFLIFLLVFIPLGFAAQSFIWLIVGPGQLLRILFNKKVRRNHALEHATVNVIEENYGPTNIAGMAYENGFTLKGVMDPHLVLAAAREGLYRMSRGERKLAVHPRCGTTIVVTNTVAAAVFVGFLFLTGHLSLFSILLAILCAHAFGAFFSKIAQYYITTSQDVSGMTIDGIEVRSNPMNFLGMKFMMPSELFISTRQPEDGLSVEVVD
- a CDS encoding RsmB/NOP family class I SAM-dependent RNA methyltransferase, which translates into the protein MKGVEAALAIWEETRKGLFLSQVLRRFGEDLPEGERKLASTLVYCAMRRYNLWVEILRSFLRRPFETLQAETRDILILGCAGLLEIKHFVPQSLVNAFVEATKKKNPADAALVNAVLRKIASDGREKLEELKNSPNQINQALFWGLPQWIARRWMESWGQDLAKKLFVSQLIKPYLSFRLSPRTDPGEMGEKFFEEGVKSWRSPYFNYVLRSNSFGHPPSMLGYNEGLWTPQTESSIFVSDKVLSLSSSLGKRKILDMCAGRGIKAGHILERAQDVTIEAWDLSKNRVYAGRRELRRLGVQNRSIWKVGDSLKLAPEEAPEIVLLDAPCSGSGTWGRHPEGKWRLSPGKLSSYSDLQRDLLERAIGMVTTGGIVVYSTCSVFREENERVIGEALCSNPDIIEIEIEGGGFPLQRGRPFGYYLLPGSPWVDGFFLCILMKR